From one Flavobacteriales bacterium genomic stretch:
- a CDS encoding energy transducer TonB, whose protein sequence is MEIKKNPEVDLEKMRSLFLAAGYVVALAVVLTAFEWKTFDASAADLGQLVVDDVEEEIIPITEMDNLPPPPPPPPPPAPEIEIVEDDVEIEDEVEIMDVEADQETVIEEVEPVEEESNEPDFFTIVEDMPSFPGGDAALLKFIAEHVEYPPIAKENGITGVVYVSYIVDKDGSVKDVKVVRGADPFLDKEAVRVVKTLKGYKPGKQRGKPVPVQFTIPIRFVLN, encoded by the coding sequence ATGGAGATTAAAAAGAATCCTGAAGTTGACCTGGAGAAAATGCGCTCGCTGTTTCTCGCTGCAGGTTATGTTGTAGCATTGGCCGTTGTGCTTACTGCTTTTGAGTGGAAGACCTTTGATGCGTCTGCCGCTGACCTAGGCCAATTGGTTGTCGATGATGTCGAAGAAGAGATCATTCCGATAACGGAAATGGACAATTTGCCACCACCCCCACCACCGCCACCGCCACCAGCTCCAGAAATCGAGATTGTGGAAGATGACGTTGAGATTGAAGACGAGGTCGAGATCATGGATGTGGAGGCCGATCAGGAAACCGTTATTGAAGAAGTGGAGCCTGTAGAGGAAGAATCGAACGAGCCAGATTTCTTTACCATCGTGGAAGACATGCCTTCTTTCCCAGGCGGTGATGCTGCTTTGCTCAAATTTATTGCCGAGCACGTAGAGTATCCACCGATTGCGAAAGAGAACGGTATTACGGGTGTGGTTTACGTAAGCTACATTGTAGACAAAGATGGTTCTGTTAAGGATGTGAAAGTTGTGCGTGGTGCCGACCCATTCTTAGACAAGGAAGCCGTACGTGTTGTAAAGACACTGAAAGGCTACAAGCCAGGAAAGCAACGTGGTAAGCCAGTTCCGGTTCAGTTCACCATTCCTATTCGGTTCGTGCTGAACTAA
- a CDS encoding VanZ family protein, with the protein MSQTFRIVLAVLWTAFIIYGLTAAPSEHPRFPWLALEGMDKLIHVLLFAVEASLVALALSNENANRTVILALLWCSILGGSLELLQHYFVEGRSGDVFDLLADMIGSVLAIGIKSIFEKR; encoded by the coding sequence ATGTCGCAGACCTTTAGAATAGTATTGGCTGTCCTGTGGACGGCCTTTATTATTTATGGGCTTACCGCAGCGCCAAGCGAACATCCTAGGTTCCCTTGGTTGGCGTTGGAAGGGATGGACAAATTGATCCATGTGCTGCTTTTTGCTGTTGAGGCTAGCCTAGTTGCACTTGCGTTAAGCAATGAGAATGCGAACAGAACGGTGATTCTTGCCTTGCTCTGGTGTTCTATTTTAGGCGGCAGTTTAGAATTACTTCAACATTATTTCGTTGAAGGACGTTCAGGTGATGTGTTCGATCTGCTTGCTGACATGATCGGAAGCGTGCTTGCCATCGGAATAAAAAGCATTTTTGAAAAAAGATAA
- a CDS encoding TonB family protein, with translation MKSSNSPLEKKRPLLFAAGLMFAVSITLVSFEWRTPYKVPYIPEDIGGTGELPYELPDITTRDDEDEIKKPEPPKLEVKTDQIEIVEKDIVDNDEPDEPFIPEVMDDLPKGDGDAPEPDADEPDFFTIVEDMPSYPGGDPALLKYIGEHVVYPALAIENNITGAVWVSYIVGKNGKVRDVELVRGVHPSLDKEALRVVKSIDGYTAGMQRGKAVPVKFTIPIRFELK, from the coding sequence ATGAAAAGTTCGAATTCACCATTGGAAAAGAAGCGGCCATTGCTATTTGCGGCCGGTCTCATGTTTGCCGTTTCAATCACCCTTGTCTCGTTTGAGTGGCGCACGCCTTATAAAGTGCCTTACATCCCCGAGGACATCGGTGGAACAGGCGAACTTCCCTACGAGCTCCCTGATATTACCACTCGAGATGATGAAGACGAGATCAAGAAGCCCGAACCACCAAAATTGGAGGTGAAGACCGATCAGATAGAGATCGTAGAGAAGGATATTGTCGATAATGACGAACCGGATGAGCCCTTCATTCCTGAAGTGATGGATGATCTACCAAAAGGAGATGGTGATGCACCAGAACCTGATGCGGACGAGCCTGATTTCTTCACCATTGTAGAAGATATGCCCAGTTATCCGGGTGGCGACCCAGCGCTTTTAAAGTATATAGGCGAACATGTGGTTTACCCAGCCTTAGCCATCGAAAACAACATTACGGGAGCCGTTTGGGTGAGCTACATTGTAGGAAAGAACGGTAAAGTAAGAGATGTGGAGCTCGTTCGCGGGGTACATCCCTCGTTAGACAAAGAAGCCCTGCGCGTAGTGAAATCCATTGATGGATACACGGCCGGTATGCAACGCGGAAAGGCCGTTCCGGTCAAGTTTACTATTCCTATCCGATTCGAATTGAAGTAA
- the gcvH gene encoding glycine cleavage system protein GcvH, giving the protein MNIPQNLRYTKEHEWVSLDGDVATVGITDFAQGELGDIVYVEIETETETLAADEVFGTVEAVKTVSDLFMPVSGEVIEVNSGLDADPESVNRDPYGAGWMIKIQLSDVAQYDALLSADDYAALIGA; this is encoded by the coding sequence ATGAATATCCCACAGAATCTCCGTTACACAAAAGAACACGAATGGGTCAGCCTTGATGGCGATGTGGCCACGGTTGGCATCACCGATTTTGCACAAGGTGAGTTGGGCGATATTGTGTACGTAGAGATTGAAACGGAGACAGAAACACTGGCTGCGGACGAAGTTTTCGGAACGGTAGAAGCAGTGAAAACGGTATCAGACCTTTTCATGCCTGTTTCTGGAGAAGTGATAGAAGTGAACAGCGGATTGGATGCTGATCCGGAATCAGTGAACCGCGATCCGTATGGTGCCGGATGGATGATCAAGATTCAACTATCTGACGTGGCACAATATGATGCACTTCTTTCTGCTGATGATTACGCAGCGCTGATAGGAGCCTGA
- a CDS encoding TonB family protein, with amino-acid sequence MKSSKAPLEKKRPLLLAAGLMFALSVTLVSFEWRTPYVLPIIDTGISSGDDETVWIPITLQEPTAKVEKPALPKADPIPQPVEITEKPVTEEGKEEPKLTNEMIVENPNIGIRTPDKEVVEPVVVEWAPVMPEYCTGEEDMMKFLGENLTYPRIPLDNGVSGVVIVEFVVDKNGNARDAKVVRSVDPWLDAEALRVAKMLECFHPGMQGGQKLNVYLRLPIRFSLAP; translated from the coding sequence ATGAAAAGCTCAAAAGCACCTTTGGAGAAGAAAAGGCCGTTGCTGCTCGCTGCCGGTCTCATGTTTGCCCTGTCAGTAACCCTCGTTTCCTTCGAATGGAGAACACCGTATGTCTTGCCTATAATCGATACTGGTATATCTAGCGGAGATGACGAAACGGTCTGGATTCCGATAACGCTGCAAGAACCTACGGCCAAGGTTGAGAAGCCTGCCTTGCCAAAGGCCGATCCCATTCCGCAGCCCGTAGAGATTACTGAAAAACCCGTAACCGAAGAAGGGAAAGAAGAGCCAAAGCTTACGAATGAAATGATTGTTGAGAATCCAAACATTGGAATTCGGACACCAGATAAAGAGGTCGTGGAACCAGTGGTGGTTGAATGGGCACCCGTGATGCCTGAGTATTGCACAGGCGAAGAGGATATGATGAAGTTCCTTGGCGAAAACCTGACCTATCCACGTATTCCGTTGGACAATGGGGTATCTGGGGTGGTGATTGTGGAGTTTGTGGTAGACAAGAACGGGAATGCACGCGATGCCAAGGTTGTCCGTTCTGTAGACCCATGGTTGGATGCCGAAGCTTTGCGTGTTGCGAAGATGCTCGAGTGCTTTCATCCAGGAATGCAAGGCGGCCAGAAGCTGAATGTGTACCTGCGCCTGCCCATCCGCTTCTCCCTTGCGCCATAG